The genomic DNA AAGTCTCCTTAAGCGAACAGTGAAAGTGTGCGGCGAAATCTGTTTCGCCGATGGTGTCGATTCAGGGAGCCTTCGTTCCCTCGGCGTCCGGCTTCGCCTGCTCATGCCAGTGGGAAGCCCACTTCATCAGCTCGGCCTTCTTCTCGCCGTACCGTTCCTGCACTTTTCCGACAAAGGTGTCGTAATTGCCGGCGATCTGCTGCAAGTCGTCTTCGGTAAACTTGCCCCATTGTTGTTTCAGATCCCCTTTGAACTGGAGCCATTTTCCTTTGAGTTGATCTGCGTTCATACCGCCTCCTTTCGTGGTGTCAGCCATGAAACCTCGGCTGGGTGTGACTGTCGGGTCCTTATACGGTGAACGGTTCAGACAGCCTGAACCGTTGTCAGGTGGTTCGCGGAGTCCGTCCCGACACCAGGTGCACCACCAGCAACACCACCCCGATCAAGAACAAGATCCAAGACATCTGGACGGCAACTGCGGAGACCCCCAAAAGATTGAGGGCGTTGGCAATCAAGCCGACTACTAAGAACATCAGCGCGTAGTAGAGCATTGGGCACTCCTTTCATGGAGTCACCGGCGTGAGTTGAACAATCCTCCGGGGCCTCGAGGAATGACGGTTGCGCTCCACGAGCGGACCGGCACATCGGACAGGCGGCACCTCAGAGAGACTCTGGTACAGGAGCGGCGGAGACTGGGGAATCAGTCACGCGTACGAAGGAACGGGAAGCGCGAGGATGGGACAGTCAGCGGAGCTTCATTGGGCACCTCTTCACGCTAAGCGCAATCGGCAGTGACGTCAAGCACTATAATGTGAGGCCGGAACGCGGAGGCTGAAGCTAAGTGGAAACGCGAGTCGCAAGAATTGGGGAGATGCTCGATGTACGGCTAGGGGTTTCGCTAGTGCCGTCGTCCCCGTAGCGGACGTACAACACAAAGAGAGCAATTCACCATCTGTGGAGGACGGGTATGCGTACATTCATCATTGCGGCTGTCGCGGGGTTCTGTCTGTTAACGGGGTTGTCGCTTTCCGCAGGGGCGGGGGAAACCAAGGCCAAGATCGAAAAGGGCAAGGGGGAGCTGAAGGGCGATCTCGAAGAAATGAAGGGTGAAACCAAGGCGATGAAGGAAGAGTTGAAGGGGAACGACACGAAAGCGGAGATGGAACGGGCGAAGGGCAAATTGAAAGGCGCGGGAGAGCGGGCCAAAGGGAAGATGAAAGAGTTGAAGGAAAAGGCAACGGACTAGCCCAGGTTCGTTTCCCGCCCGCCGGCTCGTCAGGGCCGGCGGGCACGGTATTGTGCGAGTGCTGCCGTGCGACGGCTACTGCGGCTTGCGCGCGCTCACGATCCTCACCGCAATCGGCAACGAGACTCCCTGTGGCCCCCGATACTCGTTCACGGCCTTGACGATGCCCCGCTCGGCTTCGGCCTGTTGCTCCTGCGTCAATTTGGCAAACAGGTTTTGAATCGGTGCGGCGATATCCATCAGGCCGCGAAAGAATTCCTCCGCTGTGGCATAGGTCACCTCCGCCGTGAATTCTTCATCGTCGAGCGGCTTGAGGCCCGCCCGTTCGAACATGCCGGCCAGGTCGCCCGGCTTTGCAAGCCGGAAGATGCCGGGCGCCTCAGGGTCGGGCGGCGGCAGGGGCGTGATGGTCTTGATCACGTCCATTGGGATACGAATGAACGGATTCTTGTCCGGCGCCGACCAGACGGCGGCCGCGACATAGCCTCCCGGTTTCAACACCCGGGCGATTTCTGCGGCAGCCTTCGGAATTTCAGGCAGGAACATCAAGCAGAACCGGCTGATCACGGCATCGATCGAGCCGGTCTCGAACGGCAGTGAAGTGACATCCCCGGTAC from Nitrospira sp. ND1 includes the following:
- a CDS encoding CsbD family protein, with the protein product MNADQLKGKWLQFKGDLKQQWGKFTEDDLQQIAGNYDTFVGKVQERYGEKKAELMKWASHWHEQAKPDAEGTKAP
- a CDS encoding DUF1328 family protein; this translates as MLYYALMFLVVGLIANALNLLGVSAVAVQMSWILFLIGVVLLVVHLVSGRTPRTT
- a CDS encoding class I SAM-dependent methyltransferase; the encoded protein is MPSQTPEAVIEAQRQDWNRVAAGWDKWDQFFNRNMAFINHRLVADARVRPGLRVLDLGSGTGYPALLAGEVVGSDGTVVGIDLAESMLAVATRKAKTLGLEHVTFRTGDVTSLPFETGSIDAVISRFCLMFLPEIPKAAAEIARVLKPGGYVAAAVWSAPDKNPFIRIPMDVIKTITPLPPPDPEAPGIFRLAKPGDLAGMFERAGLKPLDDEEFTAEVTYATAEEFFRGLMDIAAPIQNLFAKLTQEQQAEAERGIVKAVNEYRGPQGVSLPIAVRIVSARKPQ